Proteins from a single region of Mus pahari chromosome 2, PAHARI_EIJ_v1.1, whole genome shotgun sequence:
- the LOC110316739 gene encoding LOW QUALITY PROTEIN: 40S ribosomal protein S27-like (The sequence of the model RefSeq protein was modified relative to this genomic sequence to represent the inferred CDS: inserted 1 base in 1 codon; substituted 1 base at 1 genomic stop codon), giving the protein MHTGYIKKSRVDAEGVMGRVCDLHPDRPLTQCHSCGSGSLYWSMPCGARSLGVPDQKENIPLAKDLLYPAPGEEKRKQEXKCLVXNPNSYVKDEKCPGCNKTTAVFSHVPIISLCACCCTVPSQPTGRKARLTEGCSFRRKEH; this is encoded by the exons ATGCATACTGGTTATATTAAAAAGAGCAGAGTTGATGCGGAAGGTGTCATGGGGAGG GTTTGTGACCTACACCCAGATAGACCTCTCACCCAATGCCATTCCTGTGGCAGTGGCTCACTGTACTGGAGCATGCCCTGCGGAGCACGGTCTCTGGGGGTTCCTGATCAAAAG GAGAACATACCTCTTGCAAAGGACCTCCTTTATCCAGCtccaggagaggagaaaaggaaacaag aaaaatgcctaGTGTAGAACCCCAATTCTTACGTTAAGGATGAGAAATGCCCAGGATGCAATAAAACCACTGCAGTCTTTAGCCATGTACCAATAATATCCTTGTGTGCTTGCTGCTGCACTGTCCCCTCTCAGCCTACAGGCAGAAAAGCAAGGCTGACAGAAGGATGCTCCTTCAGGAGGAAGGAACACTGA